Proteins from a genomic interval of Rattus norvegicus strain BN/NHsdMcwi chromosome 2, GRCr8, whole genome shotgun sequence:
- the Slc16a1 gene encoding monocarboxylate transporter 1 isoform X1, which produces MPPAIGGPVGYTPPDGGWGWAVVVGAFISIGFSYAFPKSITVFFKEIEIIFSATTSEVSWISSIMLAVMYAGGPISSILVNKYGSRPVMIAGGCLSGCGLIAASFCNTVQELYFCIGVIGGLGLAFNLNPALTMIGKYFYKKRPLANGLAMAGSPVFLSTLAPLNQAFFGIFGWRGSFLILGGLLLNCCVAGSLMRPIGPQQGKVEKLKSKESLQEAGKSDANTDLIGGSPKGEKLSVFQTVNKFLDLSLFTHRGFLLYLSGNVVMFFGLFTPLVFLSNYGKSKHFSSEKSAFLLSILAFVDMVARPSMGLAANTRWIRPRVQYFFAASVVANGVCHLLAPLSTTYVGFCIYAGVFGFAFGWLSSVLFETLMDLVGPQRFSSAVGLVTIVECCPVLLGPPLLGRLNDMYGDYKYTYWACGVILIIAGLYLFIGMGINYRLVAKEQKAEEKKRDGKEDETSTDVDEKPKKTMKETQSPAPLQNSSGDPAEEESPV; this is translated from the exons ATGCCACCTGCGATTGGCGGGCCAGTGGGGTACACCCCCCCAGATGGAGGCTGGGGCTGGGCGGTGGTAGTTGGAGCCTTCATTTCTATTGGCTTCTCCTATGCATTTCCCAAATCCATCACTGTCTTCTTTAAAGAGATTGAAATTATATTCAGTGCAACGACCAGTGAAGTGTCATGGATATCGTCCATCATGCTGGCTGTCATGTATGCCGGAG GTCCTATCagcagtatcttggtgaataaaTATGGCAGCCGTCCAGTAATGATTGCTGGTGGCTGCCTGTCTGGCTGTGGCTTGATTGCAGCTTCTTTCTGTAACACGGTGCAGGAACTTTACTTCTGCATTGGTGTCATTGGAG GTCTTGGGCTTGCTTTCAACTTGAACCCAGCTCTGACTATGATTGGCAAGTATTTCTACAAGAAGCGACCATTGGCCAATGGCCTGGCTATGGCAGGCAGCCCAGTGTTCCTCTCTACCCTGGCTCCACTTAATCAGGCTTTCTTTGGTATTTTTGGCTGGAGAGGAAGCTTCCTAATTCTTGGGGGCCTCCTCCTCAACTGTTGTGTAGCTGGATCCCTGATGCGACCAATAGGGCCTCAGCAAGGCAAGGTggaaaaactcaagtccaaagaGTCTCTCCAGGAAGCTGGGAAGTCTGATGCAAATACAGATCTCATTGGAGGAAGTCCCAAAGGAGAAAAGCTGTCAGTCTTCCAAACAGTTAATAAATTCCTGGACTTGTCCCTGTTTACCCATAGAGGCTTTTTGCTGTACCTGTCTGGAAATGTGGTCATGTTCTTTGGGCTCTTTACCCCTTTGGTCTTTCTTAGTAATTATGGTAAGAGTAAGCATTTTTCCAGTGAGAAGTCagccttcctcctttccattttgGCTTTTGTTGATATGGTGGCCAGACCGTCCATGGGTCTTGCAGCCAACACCAGGTGGATCAGACCTCGAGTCCAGTacttttttgctgcttctgttgTTGCGAATGGAGTGTGCCATTTGCTGGCACCTTTGTCTACGACCTATGTTGGGTTCTGCATCTACGCGGGAGTCTTTGGATTTGCCTTTGGTTGGCTCAGCTCCGTATTGTTTGAGACGTTGATGGACCTCGTTGGACCCCAGAGGTTCTCCAGTGCTGTGGGCTTGGTGACCATTGTGGAATGTTGTCCTGTCCTCCTGGGACCACCACTTTTAG GCCGCCTCAATGACATGTATGGAGACTACAAATACACATACTGGGCTTGTGGCGTGATCCTCATCATCGCAGGCCTCTACCTCTTCATTGGTATGGGCATCAATTATCGACTTGTGGCCAAAGAACAGAAAgcggaggaaaagaagagggacGGTAAAGAGGACGAGACCAGCACTGATGTTGATGAGAAGCCCAAGAAGACAATGAAAGAAACACAGTCGCCAGCGCCACTGCAGAACAGCTCTGGAGACCCCGCGGAGGAGGAGAGCCCAGTCTGA